The Carcharodon carcharias isolate sCarCar2 chromosome 26, sCarCar2.pri, whole genome shotgun sequence genomic sequence AGTGATGGATATGTGGCTTGGGGATTGTGTCTATATCTTTCCTGATGAAGTAAAGAGAGTACTTGGAAAACTGCATGCTTCATTTTCTGATGGCACACAGCAAGATGCCCAAGAACTGCTGCTTTTCTTCCTAAATGTTCTCCATAATGATCTGAAGAGAGTAAGTACCTAAAGCAACCCTCTAAAGTgcaacacaaaacacaaacttatTGCAGAGAAGTCAAAGGTTTTTGATGATTAAGGAACTAATTAAGTGATTATACCGACCAACCCTTGGTAAAATATTTACTTTACAGTCTGATGTTTGTCTTTTTTTTCCCATCTGCAGTCACATTCCCTTCCCTAATGAAATCAGTCTCTATAATCTCCAATGGCAAGTATCAAATATCCATGTCCAGTCATTATAGTCTTCAACCCAACTGACCTCATTAATCATTCAGACATGGACATCTCAAATTGGTCATTTTAGTCCTTTGAAGTGTTTGACGGGAAATGTGTGAAGCTGGACTCTGGAAGTCTGGCCTTGGGAATAAGTGGAATTGCTCCCAGGAAACCAGTCTAGAATTGgtgatatcagagagagagtgaatgtgggagactgAACTGAGGAGATATTAGAAAAACCTGGTCCAGGTGACAATGGGGAGACTGACACAAGGAGAAAGGTAAGAATTTGACCTATTTGGTGTCAACATGAATGAAAGGACATGTCCAGTGAAGCGTCAAAGAATCCAGTGACTGCCCCAAAAGGAGTGAGTTCAGGGTTGTGTGAAATAGTGTCCCAATATTACTCCTAAAgacaaggggctggattttacatgcatCCACTGGATGTGTTTCCAGTGGAGGGGGCCtgtaaaatagggcaggtgcccAGCCCggcaccttcctgcccacccctgagctcacccccataacagGGTAGGTGCAGGGGTGCTGAagttggcagcccatccaccatatttaaataaattataAAGGGTAATTGAGCTTGTTAAGAAGTCAACTGACCGGGATAGCATGCTGTCCATACAAAGTACGGCATTAAGCAGTCGGATGAGAGTGGACAAGCCCTCTCtgtttaaaaagtttttttaaagGATAGGAAGGAAGGGGATTACTAAATTCAGGGTGTGCCCTTTGCACATCGGGGGTCAGTCCCCCTAAGATATTACCACCCCCACTTTCTACCCACCTGGCTGCTCTCtaaaacccaccacacccacacccctgccccctccctaaACTGGCCAAACCCTCCCCGCCCAATACCCCAGGCTTACCTCACTCTGGGATCCAGAGTGGGACTGCTTGGGATTGCTTGcgtgaaaccattgttaattgttgtaaaaacccatctggttcactaatgtcctttaggggaggaaatctgctgtccttacctggtctggcctacatgtgacttcagacccacagcaatgtgattgactcttaaaaatgccctctgatcaagggcagttagggatagacaataaataccagtctaaccagtgatgcccacatcccatgagcaaatactAAAAAAAACTACAGGCgctgctggctaatcagattTGCTGGCAACTCCAGAGGACCGGACTTTTTtcccagtgagggggtgggggggaaaggtcCTGCTCTCCACCAATTTAGCCCATCCCTACGCATCATTGCAAACTCCAGATTAAGAAATATTTGATTGTAATCCCATCACCATgtaaagaaaattaaaattggATGACAATTGTGATCATCGGGGTCAGGACACAGAGAGAATTGCTATGATAATGTATCTTTGACATTGACAATGATGCAAAGTTCTGCCTCACTGGACAAAACGTCCCAGTGGTCCCAGCCCTTTACTGATCTGACCTGAATGAATAGGAATATCATAGCTCTGTTCCTGCTGGGAGCCCTACATGTCATGTCAACAAGTGCACCCAGTGATGCATTCTGGGAGGAAGAACAACAAGAGgaaaatataaactaaatggtgaaACTTAAAGATggttcaggaacagagagatctgggggtGCATGTACCCAAAACTTTCGGATACTCACGTTAGAGACCAGGCTCTGTGTTCACCAAGTGTCTCTGTGAACTCGATCCAATACTGGAGTACTGATCTGACCAGTTTACTCATCATCTTTTCTCATTGTAATTGCCTGTTTTGACAATGTGTACATCAACGTCCTATTGTGTTGGAAGAGAGTcagagggggtttggggaggggtttGCACAGCTTGTGGCCTTAGCAACTGAAAAGTCGATGGCCAGTCGGGGATGCGCAGAATTACATGAGCACAGGTATCTTGGGGagttctggggctggaggaggttatagagatagggaggagtgagacaatggagaaatttgaaaaccaggatcAGAATGTTAAAACTGGGgatcagtgtaggtcagcaagcacaggagtaataggtgaaagggacttggtgtgaattaggacatgggctgcagagttttggatgacctcaatagATTGTTGTTAAGCAAGGAATGAACTGCTCCTTGGTATAAgggtgggtatatggagttatgACAGaaaagccatgatttaattgaatggtggaacaggagtgaaatgacctcctcctgttcctatgttcaagTGTATGGAGGAGTAAAACATGGAAGGtggaccaggagtgtgtcagaataGGCAGCAGGAAAGGCTTGGAAGGCAGAAATAGGGGTTTCAGatgcagatgagttgaggcaggggGGGAAGTCGAGTGATGGTATGTGCTGcatacagtttttgtctccttacatAGGTAGGGGTATACTTGCACTAGAGGCAGTTTGGAGAAATTTCATTATGTTGATTGGGGTAgttttatgaggaaatgttgagtaggttgggcctatattcattggagtttagaagaatgagaggtgatcttattgaaacacttgagattctgagggggtttgacagggtggatgctgaaatatgtttcccctcatgagggaatctagaactaggggacaatcTTTCAgaagggtctcctatttaagacaaagaagaggaggaatttcttccctcagaggaatgttactctttggaattctctcccatagagagcagtgaaggctgggtcattgaatatattcaagactgagttagaaagatttttgattgacaaaggagctaagggttatgggggacaggcaggaaattagagttgagaccacaatcagataagccatgatcttatgaatggcaaagcaggcttgatgggctgaatgctctaatcctgctcccatttcttatgtaaTGAATGATTGAGGAATGGATTGGATAATGACAAGTGATTATGTAAATTGAACATTCTCACTGGAAGAAATGTTGGGAGGCGAAAATATCAAATTGGCTTAAAAAAAcaaatgaccttctctccacACACCAGGACAATTAAAATCTTTCTGTATCTCAATCAGTCCCACTCTATAACTCTgccacattctctttctctctctctctctctctctatctctctcatcagaACTTGGGGGATTCAAAAATAAAGTATCATCTTCACCTAGGACTGTTGGTCCATCTGCTATGCTCTATGAGTTGACTGCTTGAAATTAACCAATTAGATTGCACGAAAATGGTATTACAAGCTGCTGGGAATTCAATTTTTCAATGATTGGATTCGGTAGATTAATGATTGATTGTACACTTTATTATTGCTATAGTTGTtggttttttaaaataaaattgctgATGTAGTTTGTATTTGTAAAATTGATTTTATAATGTTGGTTGTTCTGTAGCTCTGACAGCTATTCCCAGCTAAATTATAAATGTATTTGAAAAGCTGATTTTATGAGAGATGGTGAGGTGAATGTGTTGTTGAACAACTGATAGTTCCTCAGTGAGAATACAGCATAGCTCAGGGTTTACGGTAGACTCCAGGTTTTTTCACAAAAATGGTAAATTTTATGATTTCCTTTCAGTCTACAGGAGCGAGGAACATGGAAACGTCAATCGTTACAAAACTGTTTCAGGGGCAACTGAGTTATGTCAAACTGTGTCTAAGTTGTTACCACAAGTCTAGCCAAACAGAGAATTTCCTAAGCCTCTCTCTGCCGATGCCTCCTGACAGCAGGTGTTCCATTCAGGTAAAAGATTATCACCAATGTGTTAAGAACAGCAGaaataggaataggccatttggcccatcaagtttgctctgccattcaataagatcacagctaatctgatcgtggcctcaacttcactttcctgtctataTACAATAAACATTGGCCACCTTGTTGATCAAAGTAtggaataaaaatattttttctttttctctccctcctttttcttgtatttttttctCCCACCTCCAGATCTTCCCTCACAGATTTAAAACTTTGCCACTGGCAGCAATATCTCCAGTTCCAATGTGCTGCCAGTTATGCTTTAGTTGAATGCTGTGTTTAACTTGGAGTGATCTCTTCTATTATTTATCTTCTCCTTGAAGCAATGTCAAATcttgttcttcccaccaaaatgtgtgttttttaaaaaaattcctttgtgtgtgtgatcatcactggctgggccagcatttactgcccatccctaattgcccttgagaaggtggtggtgagctgccttcttgaactgctgcagtccatgtggtgtaggtacacccacagtgctgttagggagggagttccaggattttgacccagcagcagtgaaggaacggcgatatattcccaagtcaggatggtgagtgacttggaggggaacttccaggtggtgatgttcccatgtgtctgctgcccttatctttctacatggtagtggttgtgggtttggaacatgctgtctaaggagccttggtgaattcctgtaatgcaccttgtagatggtacatactgctgccactgtatgctggtagtggagggagtgaatgaaggtGGTAGAAGGGGTGCctgtcaagtgggttgctttgtcctggatggtgtcaagcctcttgtgtgttgtgggagctgcaaacatctaggcaagtggggagtattacatcacactcctgacttgtgccttgtagactccttggggagtcaagaggtgagttgctcattgcacaattcctagcctctgacctgcttttgtagccacagtatttatatggctagtccagttcagtttctggttaatggcaaccccgaagatgttgatagtggtgaatTCAGAGATggaaatgccactgaatgtcaaggggtgatggttaaattctctcttgttggagatggtcattgcctggcaattgtgtcatgtgaatgttacttgctacttatccgcccaagtctgaatattgtccaggtgcatttggacatggactgcttcagtatctgtggagtcgtgaatggtgctgaacattgtgcaatcatcagcgaacatccccaattctgaccttatgatggaaggaaggtcattgatgaagcagctgaagatggttgggccaaggacactaccctgaggaactactgcagtgatgtcccggagctgagctaattaacctccaacaaccacaaccatatcccattgtgctatgtatgactctgACCAGCAGACAGtttcccctggattcccattgactctagttttgctactgctccttgatgccacaattggtcaaatgctgccttgttgtcaagagcagtcactctcacctcacctgtggagttcagcttttttgtccatgtttggatcaaggctataatgaggtcaggaacccaaactgagtgtcatgagcaggttactgctgagtaagtgctgcttaatagcactgttaacAATACttaccatcactttactgatgattgagagtagactgatagggcggtaattggcagggttggatttgccctgcttttttgtgtacaggacatatccgggcaattttccatacagccgggtagatgccagtgttgtagctgtactggaaaagcttggttaGGCGCACAGCTAGTTCTTGAGaacgagtcttcagtactattgcaggattattgtcagggcccatagcctttgcagtatccagtgccttcagccatttcttgatatcacggagtgaattgaattggctgaagactggcatttgtgatgcaggaggctgagatggaacatccactcgatacttctggctgaagattgtagcaaatgcttcagccttatcttttgcactgatgtgctggactcccccatcattgaggatggggatatttgtggagcctcctcctccagtaagttgtttaattgaccacaaccattcatgactggatgtggcagactgcagagctcagatctgattcattcgttgtgggatcgcttagccctgtctatcacttgctgcttatgctgtttggcacacaaataatcctgtgttatagcttcaccaggttgacacctcatttttaggtatgcctggtgctgctcctggcatgtcctcctgcactcttcattgaaccagggttgatcccctggcttgatggtaatggttgagtgagggatatgctagaccatgaggttacagattttgttggagtacaattctgctgctgatggcccacagcacctcatggatgcccagtcttgaacatgatggagggtatgctcaatgtgaagatgggacttcgtctccataagAACTGTTTGGTGGTCAtacctaccgatactgtcatggacaagatgcatctggcaggcaggttggtgagaatgaggtcaaatatgtttttccctctggcTGGTACActcgccacctgctgcagccccagtctagcagttatgtcctttaggacttggccagcttggtcagtattggtgctactaagctgctcttggtgatggacattgaagtcccccactcagagtacgttctgtgtccttgccaccctcagtgcttcctccaagtggtgttcaacatgcaggAGCACTGCTTCATCAGCGGAGGGGAGGGATGCTATGTGGCATCAGCTGGAAacttccttgctcatgtttgacctgatgccatgagacttcatggggtccagaatcaatATTAAGAATGGGAAACTctgtcctgactgtataccactgtgctgccacctctgctgggtatgtcctgtcaatgggacaggacgtacccaaggatggtgatggtggcattTGGAATGTTGTCTGTAagctatgattccatgagtatggctttgttaggctgttgcttgactagtttgtgagacagctctaccaattttgacataagcccccagatgttagtaaggaggtctCTCCAGGGTCacagggctgggtgtgttgtttcATTTCTGGTGCCTTAGCTGATGCTGGGTGATCCATCCAGTGTTattgtatcacttcacatttctctgcagtaATATTGCATCTGCCACTGCCATCATTATTACAGTCCTGTCAAAGTCGTCTggaagccactcactatcctcctcatagttcacaatacttccaagtattttgtcatctgcaaatttgggattgtgccttgtacacacaagtttaagtcattaaaaagtaTCAAGAAATACATTTGTCTTAATACCAGCCTTGGGGGGAAGCACACTATTTACTGCTCTACAGTCCAAAAAGCAATAGTTCACCACTTCCTATTTCCTGTCACTTGGCCAACTTCTTTGCCATGtgtcactttatcaaatgcctttggaagttcatatacaccacatcaattttctttaaaatttgtctttggttttacagctatcctaatttaggggctgtgtttactttatcccccattttgttaatttagtttaattgtttgactccaaaagagttacaccaTATCAATTGCATAACCCTCATCAACTCTgtgttatctcatcaaaaaactcaattggGTTATTTAAAcctaatttgcctttaacaaacctGTGTTGGATTTTctgaattaatccacacttgtctaAGAATTTTATTTGGATTATTGTTTATGAAAGCTCTCCCACCAGCGCGTgtaaactgactggcctggtttggggggtgggtggaagggtttGCAGGAAGGGGAATCCAAGAACCTGGGGTTATGTCTCCATGGGGTTCTCCCAATAGTCTGTGGACCCTCTCTGGCTCCTCTGCTGAGTTCTGTTGGGTGAACAGGAGGGTCTTCCAGGCCCTAAGCCACAGTGGAAATGTTTTCCTGGCTTCAGGTCCAATTTCTGATGCTTTATTTAACAGATGGATAATTGTTGTCAAGAGTTAGGGCTTATAATTCCGCAAAATATTTTCTCATACTGCTTAATTTTTCAAAGATCCTGTTTCTTCAAACAAGCACCTACTCTTTGATAAGTGGTTGCTATTTCTCAGGATTGCCTCAGATTGTTTTTTAAAGAAGAGGTTCTGAGCTCGAGGGACCAGCCTTTCTGTTCCTTTTGTGGAAGGAAGCAGGACCAGACAGAGAGTATCCAGCTGCTTAAAGCACCTGATATTATCATCATTCACCTGAAACGGTGAGTAaagcagctcgttccacacttaCCAATCATCAAGCCGACCCTTTTACTCAAAGGTAAAGAAAATATTTCCTTGCTACGTTTTCAGTTTCATGATTTTTTAACATTTACATACAATTGACTCTTGGACTAATCATTGAGCGCAGCATTTATAACGTGAACATAAACTTAATCACTTCATTGTActatgcaggaagtgctgccaacTCTCCCAGTAGTGGGAACAATGAGATGTTGAACTGTCCAGGATAAATGGAGCTTTGATTATCATCTTTGTTGGGATGAATTGGATTAATTTTTTATTCTATCACgggttaatttttaaaattctttcatgggatgtgagcttcactatcAAGACCAGTACTTAttaccatccctaattgtccttcagaatgtgctggtgagctgccttcttgaaccactgcttgGACCATCCAACTCCTTTGGTAGGGGTCTTGCTCCAAGCAGCCATGTCTGCTCATTCCATGTTCTCTAGGTGGGTTTTGTTTTTGAGGGAATTGCATTTCTGACTGAGTGCCATGGAGTCAGGATTGACTCCTGATGTCAGTACTAATGGTTGGGAGGGCTCAGGCTCCAGTCTGATTTGGGGAGTGAGATGGGCCTACAGGATGGCAGCAGGGCCCACACAGACCCCAGGGTTGATTAGCCTGTGCTGAGCAAACTAACTTGGAGTGGAAAACATGAGTTTGGGTTTCCAGTTGTGATGACAACCTAGTGTCTCATCACAATGTGTAATGAGGAGTAATGGCTGCAGTTTAATTGCTTCTTGTCATTTTCTTGACTGCAACATGACAAAGATTGGCTTGACTGATAAGTCTGAGGATGAGGACTgtaccccatgaaagaatttatcTAAGAAATTATGTTCCATTTTATTTTATTATCCCCATTTTCATGTGTAAAGTTGCTAAAATTTCAGGCAGCCAATTTGTTGACTGCCAGATGATCTGCAGCAGGTAGGGTGGAAATCTGTCTTTCCCACTGGCTTCTCTCATCTGGATGACATTCCTTGGCCTTTGCAGGGTGTCCTGTTGACTGATCCCTGGCCTTTGTAGTTTTATTTGCAACACAAATATTAGGGTTCATCATAAATATAGAATTAATCATCCAGAATTGCCTCTCTTCTGCTAGCTTTGAATCTGATGACCACGGCAATAGAAAACTGACCAGTACTGTAGCCTTTCCACTCGAAGATCTAGATTTGTCCCAATATACAACCAGTCCATCAACTCAGCAGATGAAGTATCATCTTTATGCTGTTGTGGTAAGTAACATCATTAATTTATTTCTGGCAATTGGACCTCATTTGTCCTTGCCCATTTCAGGAATATTGCTGTTCcagtgagagaggagtccacgGAAAATCAATAGAAACATTTGGTGCAacagccacccacccccaccctccttacCGCCAAGGCAAGGATTTCAACTTTTTATTGGGAATAAGATGTCCATGTTACTAAAGTTTATAAACTGCATGTTTATAAGTGGATAACATGCATGTAAATTACAAATTTGATTCCACAAATTTTTAAGACCCACTTGGGTGTTCATATTGCCATTTTAATGAAACTTCCTCATCTTGTATAAGTAGTAGGGGAATGACACTGCACCAGGGAGACCAAGGTCACCCAGACCCTGAGGGCAAAGGAAGGGAAAGGATAACAGCATTGTACCTAAAATTCAGTATCTGCTGCTTTAGGGGGAACTCATTATGAATTGGTATCACACTGCTGTCTTAGCATAGACTGTGAAAGGAAATAGAAGTCTTTTGAGAGGAAGTGAAAGAGTCAGGGTATTTTTTTGAAACTGGAATTGGAGATTTTGTTTCCTCAAACCTTTTTCCTGACCATATTGCAATAGTTTATTACAACATTTTATAAAGGCCTTTGCCAAACTGCTGCCTATGCTGGAGTATTAAAGGGGTGGGATACAACTATGCCATACAATGCTTCATTGGTTTGTTAGTTGGGGAGGCAACAGAGTAGGTTAGACACTTTTCTGTAGAAATGAGAGCTGTGAATCAtagctggaaattctcagctggGGAACTGGAGCCAGCAAAAGGTGTAGTTGAGTTGGAGGCAGTGTAGCACCATTCCCCCACTTGAGTCAAGGATATAAGTGAAGCCATGGGATTTCTCATCCATTTGACACAAGATGGAGAATAAAACTAATATAGATCAGTTACATATTGCTTTTGACCACAGGTGAATCATGTCCCAGTAAGGTTATTGTACCAGGTGTTTATTTCATAAAGTGTAATTTATATGCCAAGCTTTCACTAAAGCCCTAATAATGTATGAATGAAGTCAGAGTGAATTTCCATgaccttttctctctccacagaatcacacaggcaCTTTAGATAGTGGTCACTACACTGCTTACTGCAAGAATCCTGTAACACAGAACTGGCATGAGTTCAATGATGCAAAAGTGACAAGCATTTCTGAGCAGAAGGTCCAGTCATCAGCTGCTTATGTTCTTTTCTATAATTGCGTGAATTT encodes the following:
- the LOC121269851 gene encoding putative ubiquitin carboxyl-terminal hydrolase 50, with amino-acid sequence MEDNNSRARYYHLVPKYSNGSLVESSVSNTGIERHTGGSGQTGLGNSGNTCYMNCILQCLCNTTPLVEYFITGAYADDLNRGRGELSNAFSALVMDMWLGDCVYIFPDEVKRVLGKLHASFSDGTQQDAQELLLFFLNVLHNDLKRSTGARNMETSIVTKLFQGQLSYVKLCLSCYHKSSQTENFLSLSLPMPPDSRCSIQDCLRLFFKEEVLSSRDQPFCSFCGRKQDQTESIQLKAARSTLTNHQADPFTQSFESDDHGNRKLTSTVAFPLEDLDLSQYTTSPSTQQMKYHLYAVVNHTGTLDSGHYTAYCKNPVTQNWHEFNDAKVTSISEQKVQSSAAYVLFYNCVNFQWAQ